TGCCAAATCTAAACCATTGGCTTCTTGTTCTTCATTAACACGCAGTTTAGTTACCAGTCCAACAATCTTCAAAAGGATAAATGTAGCCGCCATGGCAAATACCACAGTAACTAAAACACTTATGGCCTGAACGCCCAACTGAGAAGGATTTCCATAGAGCAGTCCATCTGCGCCGGCAGAGTTAATAGACGTGGTAGCAAAAATTCCCGTTGCTAAAGCGCCCCACGTTCCCCCTATGCCATGACATCCGAAGGCATCTAAAGCATCATCATACCCAAACTTTGATTTCATAACACTGATGGAAAAATAACAGATAACTCCACCAACGAGGCCGATAATAATAGAAGAAAGCGGGGTTACAAATCCACAAGCAGGAGTAATGGCAACTAATCCTGCAATTGCACCACTGGCTACTCCCAGCATAGTGGTTTTTCCACGATGCAGGCGTTCAACTAATGCCCATGCAACTGCTGCTGCCGCAGCGGCAGTATTTGTATTAACCAAGACCATTCCCGCTAAACCATTAGCCCCTAAAGCGCTTCCTGCATTAAAGCCAAACCATCCAAACCACAGAATTCCTGCCCCTAAAACTGTCATTGGCAGATGATGAGGTGCCATGGATTCTTTCCCAAGCCCTTTTCGTTTGCCAAGGATTAATGCCGCAATCAAGGCAGAATAACCTGAACTGATATGAACGACGTTTCCTCCTGCAAAGTCTAAAGCCCCAAGATTTCTTAAGAAGCCACCGATACCCCAGACCCAGTGAGCTACCGGATCGTAGACAAAGGTTGCCCAGAGGAGCATGAAAAGTACAAATGCGGGAAATTTCATTCTTTCTGCGATAGACCCACTAATCAGAGCAGGAGTAATAACTGCAAACATCATTTGAAACCCCATAAATACAATCGCCGGAATAGTACCTGCATAATCCGCATTGGGATCCATGCCTACTCCATTTAATCCCAACCAGTTTAAGCCACC
This Desulfosporosinus orientis DSM 765 DNA region includes the following protein-coding sequences:
- a CDS encoding ammonium transporter translates to MDTGDTAFIIVSSAMVLLMTPGLALFYGGMVRKKNVLGTLMHSWITIGLISLQWILIGFTLAFGTDHHGLIGGLNWLGLNGVGMDPNADYAGTIPAIVFMGFQMMFAVITPALISGSIAERMKFPAFVLFMLLWATFVYDPVAHWVWGIGGFLRNLGALDFAGGNVVHISSGYSALIAALILGKRKGLGKESMAPHHLPMTVLGAGILWFGWFGFNAGSALGANGLAGMVLVNTNTAAAAAAVAWALVERLHRGKTTMLGVASGAIAGLVAITPACGFVTPLSSIIIGLVGGVICYFSISVMKSKFGYDDALDAFGCHGIGGTWGALATGIFATTSINSAGADGLLYGNPSQLGVQAISVLVTVVFAMAATFILLKIVGLVTKLRVNEEQEANGLDLALHGETAYSEFI